A single genomic interval of Oncorhynchus mykiss isolate Arlee chromosome 13, USDA_OmykA_1.1, whole genome shotgun sequence harbors:
- the LOC110485807 gene encoding TBC1 domain family member 24-like isoform X2, protein MIHVSRTPKFSTCGTIHLDPSPMETTADQDQILSSAARHRRPRSHSYYSPEDAKWYGVETATDENFVRPRSRSFYSYETSELYREGNFTRSNDMRPRSNSLEKSGDGKKEKSSADGNQGILPRLNSKRSKSNTNKHLPCRDLNGRRGSLKGVPMMTISESENWEISSCSGMKYGQFVDWEKIDPEASERYQRILNADHQELKTMGRSGFWVMPHTLRAKAYYHIIHGINCRSIKPDRDHYQDVAKKLFGEQKMSTHPFPEYMDDGVIPRYCLNKAGLNSVKKVLLCIGKHLPDINFCPILPALVALLLHFSEDEAECFHSVCRLIAYNDPNKRYIDQTFLTYRASCMTFGDLANKYCRGIRKLIASSHQNLFEFYSDWIMWIFADLPFTYAMRVLDVYLLEGYKVLYRVALALLSLYKVSVSSCVADVEDFRRDMKSFVENVVRHCTVEKLLERAFSIQLATRRELNLLFSANKDSLMQKGIGIHQKRQSCQVVDFDSFSSSVVTVTEMRIVWAWIPERFALFNPKKLFSTNEHGRSLASFYSRVEGHEPAVLLLKTVDEEVCGAFLSTDLIQRKKYDSEEPAYFGTGESFVFTLRPGMERYQRAVVHITAKRQPSPDLRAARVCVYTSSGKEDASSTPVSTTSTTNHTTLTCPAGTLQDPNYMTIPFTSSSPGPLSPSPKRAKEQGAFMFIAGDHERLVIG, encoded by the exons ATGATCCATGTTTCAAGAACGCCCAAGTTCTCCACTTGTGGGACTATACATTTAGACCCGTCTCCTATGGAAACAACCGCTGACCAGGACCAGATCTTGAGCTCAGCAGCCAGACACAGAAGACCCAGGTCCCATTCCTACTACAGCCCAGAGGACGCCAAATGGTATGGCGTTGAGACGGCGACAGATGAGAACTTTGTCAGGCCACGATCCAGGTCATTCTATAGTTACGAGACGTCTGAGCTCTACAGAGAGGGGAACTTTACCAGGTCCAACGACATGAGGCCGAGATCCAACTCCCTGGAGAAGAGTGGGGACGGGAAGAAGGAGAAGAGTAGTGCGGATGGGAATCAGGGGATCCTACCTCGGCTCAACTCCAAGAGATCCAAGTCCAACACCAACAAACACTTGCCATGCAGAGATCTCAATG GCAGAAGAGGCAGTCTAAAGGGTGTCCCCATGATGACCATCTCTGAATCAGAGAACTGGGAGATCAGCTCCTGCTCTGGCATGAAATATGGCCAGTTTGTGGACTGGGAGAAGATCGACCCTGAAGCTTCAGAGCGCTACCAGAGGATCCTGAATGCGGATCACCAGGAGCTGAAGACCATGGGTCGATCAGGGTTCTGGGTCATGCCCCATACACTAAGGGCCAAGGCCTATTATCATATAATTCATGGTATCAACTGCAGGTCCATCAAACCGGATCGAGATCATTACCAGGATGTGGCCAAGAAGCTCTTCGGAGAGCAGAAGATGAGCACACACCCGTTCCCTGAGTACATGGATGATGGCGTGATCCCTAG GTACTGCCTCAACAAAGCTGGTCTCAATTCTGTAAAAAAGGTCCTCCTCTGCATTGGCAAGCACCTCCCGGACATCAACTTCTGCCCAATCCTCCCAGCCTTGGTGGCTCTCCTCCTGCATTTCAGCGAAGACGAAGCAGAGTGCTTCCACAGCGTCTGCCGCCTTATTGCCTACAATGACCCCAACAAGCGCTACATCGATCAAACATTCCTCACCTACCGGGCCTCCTGCATGACCTTCGGCGACCTGGCCAACAAGTACTGCCGCGGCATCCGCAAGCTCATCGCCAGCTCCCACCAGAACCTCTTTGAGTTCTACTCCGATTGGATCATGTGGATATTTGCCGACCTCCCCTTCACATACGCTATGAGGGTCCTGGATGTCTATCTTCTGGAGGGTTACAAGGTTCTCTACAGGGTGGCTCTGGCTCTTCTCAGCTTATACAAGGTCTCGGTTTCGTCTTGTGTCGCCGACGTGGAGGACTTCAGGCGAGACATGAAGAGCTTTGTGGAGAACGTGGTACGTCACTGTACGGTGGAGAAGCTGCTGGAGAGGGCCTTCAGTATCCAACTGGCCACGCGGAGGGAGCTCAACCTACTGTTCAGCGCTAACAAGGACTCGCTCATGCAGAAGGGCATCGGTATCCACCAGAAAAG GCAGTCATGCCAGGTAGTGGATTTTGACAGCTTCAGCTCCAGCGTTGTTACGGTGACAGAGATGAGGATTGTCTGGGCCTGGATCCCTGAACGCTTTGCCCTCTTCAATCCCAAAAAGCTGTTCAGCACCAACGAACATGGCCGAAGCCTGGCCTC ATTTTATTCCCGTGTTGAGGGGCATGAGCCAGCCGTCTTGCTTCTGAAAACTGTGGATGAAGAG GTCTGTGGTGCCTTCCTGTCGACAGATTTGATTCAACGGAAAAAGTATGATTCAGAAGAACCTGCGTATTTTGGGACTGGGGAGAGCTTTGTTTTCACG CTTCGTCCAGGCATGGAGCGCTACCAACGGGCTGTGGTTCACATTACAGCCAAGAGACAACCTTCTCCAGACCTTCGAGCTGCTAGGGTCTGTGTATACACTTCCTCTGGTAAAGAGGACGCCTCCTCTACCCCAGTCTCCACCACCTCTACGACCAACCACACCACCCTGACCTGTCCAGCCGGGACCCTCCAGGACCCCAACTACATGACCAttcccttcacctcctcctcccccggacctctctccccctcacccaaAAGGGCCAAGGAACAAGGGGCCTTCATGTTCATCGCCGGAGACCACGAGAGGCTAGTCATTG GCTGA
- the LOC110485807 gene encoding TBC1 domain family member 24-like isoform X1, protein MIHVSRTPKFSTCGTIHLDPSPMETTADQDQILSSAARHRRPRSHSYYSPEDAKWYGVETATDENFVRPRSRSFYSYETSELYREGNFTRSNDMRPRSNSLEKSGDGKKEKSSADGNQGILPRLNSKRSKSNTNKHLPCRDLNGRRGSLKGVPMMTISESENWEISSCSGMKYGQFVDWEKIDPEASERYQRILNADHQELKTMGRSGFWVMPHTLRAKAYYHIIHGINCRSIKPDRDHYQDVAKKLFGEQKMSTHPFPEYMDDGVIPRYCLNKAGLNSVKKVLLCIGKHLPDINFCPILPALVALLLHFSEDEAECFHSVCRLIAYNDPNKRYIDQTFLTYRASCMTFGDLANKYCRGIRKLIASSHQNLFEFYSDWIMWIFADLPFTYAMRVLDVYLLEGYKVLYRVALALLSLYKVSVSSCVADVEDFRRDMKSFVENVVRHCTVEKLLERAFSIQLATRRELNLLFSANKDSLMQKGIGIHQKRQSCQVVDFDSFSSSVVTVTEMRIVWAWIPERFALFNPKKLFSTNEHGRSLASFYSRVEGHEPAVLLLKTVDEEVCGAFLSTDLIQRKKYDSEEPAYFGTGESFVFTLRPGMERYQRAVVHITAKRQPSPDLRAARVCVYTSSGKEDASSTPVSTTSTTNHTTLTCPAGTLQDPNYMTIPFTSSSPGPLSPSPKRAKEQGAFMFIAGDHERLVIGKLLICMLKCLLFRVIGRVSQRVINNLLKPE, encoded by the exons ATGATCCATGTTTCAAGAACGCCCAAGTTCTCCACTTGTGGGACTATACATTTAGACCCGTCTCCTATGGAAACAACCGCTGACCAGGACCAGATCTTGAGCTCAGCAGCCAGACACAGAAGACCCAGGTCCCATTCCTACTACAGCCCAGAGGACGCCAAATGGTATGGCGTTGAGACGGCGACAGATGAGAACTTTGTCAGGCCACGATCCAGGTCATTCTATAGTTACGAGACGTCTGAGCTCTACAGAGAGGGGAACTTTACCAGGTCCAACGACATGAGGCCGAGATCCAACTCCCTGGAGAAGAGTGGGGACGGGAAGAAGGAGAAGAGTAGTGCGGATGGGAATCAGGGGATCCTACCTCGGCTCAACTCCAAGAGATCCAAGTCCAACACCAACAAACACTTGCCATGCAGAGATCTCAATG GCAGAAGAGGCAGTCTAAAGGGTGTCCCCATGATGACCATCTCTGAATCAGAGAACTGGGAGATCAGCTCCTGCTCTGGCATGAAATATGGCCAGTTTGTGGACTGGGAGAAGATCGACCCTGAAGCTTCAGAGCGCTACCAGAGGATCCTGAATGCGGATCACCAGGAGCTGAAGACCATGGGTCGATCAGGGTTCTGGGTCATGCCCCATACACTAAGGGCCAAGGCCTATTATCATATAATTCATGGTATCAACTGCAGGTCCATCAAACCGGATCGAGATCATTACCAGGATGTGGCCAAGAAGCTCTTCGGAGAGCAGAAGATGAGCACACACCCGTTCCCTGAGTACATGGATGATGGCGTGATCCCTAG GTACTGCCTCAACAAAGCTGGTCTCAATTCTGTAAAAAAGGTCCTCCTCTGCATTGGCAAGCACCTCCCGGACATCAACTTCTGCCCAATCCTCCCAGCCTTGGTGGCTCTCCTCCTGCATTTCAGCGAAGACGAAGCAGAGTGCTTCCACAGCGTCTGCCGCCTTATTGCCTACAATGACCCCAACAAGCGCTACATCGATCAAACATTCCTCACCTACCGGGCCTCCTGCATGACCTTCGGCGACCTGGCCAACAAGTACTGCCGCGGCATCCGCAAGCTCATCGCCAGCTCCCACCAGAACCTCTTTGAGTTCTACTCCGATTGGATCATGTGGATATTTGCCGACCTCCCCTTCACATACGCTATGAGGGTCCTGGATGTCTATCTTCTGGAGGGTTACAAGGTTCTCTACAGGGTGGCTCTGGCTCTTCTCAGCTTATACAAGGTCTCGGTTTCGTCTTGTGTCGCCGACGTGGAGGACTTCAGGCGAGACATGAAGAGCTTTGTGGAGAACGTGGTACGTCACTGTACGGTGGAGAAGCTGCTGGAGAGGGCCTTCAGTATCCAACTGGCCACGCGGAGGGAGCTCAACCTACTGTTCAGCGCTAACAAGGACTCGCTCATGCAGAAGGGCATCGGTATCCACCAGAAAAG GCAGTCATGCCAGGTAGTGGATTTTGACAGCTTCAGCTCCAGCGTTGTTACGGTGACAGAGATGAGGATTGTCTGGGCCTGGATCCCTGAACGCTTTGCCCTCTTCAATCCCAAAAAGCTGTTCAGCACCAACGAACATGGCCGAAGCCTGGCCTC ATTTTATTCCCGTGTTGAGGGGCATGAGCCAGCCGTCTTGCTTCTGAAAACTGTGGATGAAGAG GTCTGTGGTGCCTTCCTGTCGACAGATTTGATTCAACGGAAAAAGTATGATTCAGAAGAACCTGCGTATTTTGGGACTGGGGAGAGCTTTGTTTTCACG CTTCGTCCAGGCATGGAGCGCTACCAACGGGCTGTGGTTCACATTACAGCCAAGAGACAACCTTCTCCAGACCTTCGAGCTGCTAGGGTCTGTGTATACACTTCCTCTGGTAAAGAGGACGCCTCCTCTACCCCAGTCTCCACCACCTCTACGACCAACCACACCACCCTGACCTGTCCAGCCGGGACCCTCCAGGACCCCAACTACATGACCAttcccttcacctcctcctcccccggacctctctccccctcacccaaAAGGGCCAAGGAACAAGGGGCCTTCATGTTCATCGCCGGAGACCACGAGAGGCTAGTCATTGGTAAGCTGCTCATATGTATGCTAAAGTGTTTGCTGTTCAGAGTCATTGGTAGAGTGTCACAAAGAGTGATCAACAACCTTCTGAAACCTGAATAG